A DNA window from Shewanella baltica contains the following coding sequences:
- the xseA gene encoding exodeoxyribonuclease VII large subunit, translated as MQGTKNNIYTVSRLNGEVRQILEGQLGKIWLNGEISNFSSPSSGHWYLTLKDHSSQIRCAMFKGRNQTVSFKPINGQQVLVKGAISVYEPRGDYQLLIDSMLPAGDGLLAQQFDALKMKLAADGLFAADTKRPLPKNIQRIGVITSPTGAAIRDVLHVLARRDPSIEVIIYPTQVQGETAAQSICQAINIANQRLEVDVLLLTRGGGSLEDLWCFNSEALAHTIYNSALPVVSAVGHEVDTTISDYVADIRAPTPSAGAELLSQDSDNKAQKLATALSRLQQSAKHYQLKQERRLSLLEHRLQRQDPKRTLQQFEQRFDEMQLRLESALSNRLHILSRRQQLLASRLEQQSPKHKLTIEGNRLSYLASRLQDALQDKLSQSEQRIKYAAHQLETVSPLATLSRGYSITTDIHNQVVDSTDKLTIGDSLQTRLRHGQVISTVTQIKPLE; from the coding sequence ATGCAAGGCACCAAAAACAATATTTATACTGTCTCGCGGCTCAATGGTGAAGTCAGACAAATTCTCGAGGGACAACTGGGTAAAATTTGGCTCAATGGCGAAATATCCAACTTTTCCTCCCCCAGCTCAGGTCATTGGTATCTCACCTTAAAAGACCACTCTTCCCAGATCCGTTGCGCCATGTTTAAAGGCCGTAACCAAACGGTCAGCTTTAAGCCCATCAATGGTCAGCAAGTGTTAGTCAAAGGCGCGATCAGCGTGTATGAACCCAGAGGCGACTATCAATTATTAATTGACTCCATGCTGCCCGCAGGGGATGGATTACTCGCCCAGCAGTTCGATGCGCTCAAAATGAAGCTCGCCGCCGATGGATTATTCGCCGCCGACACCAAAAGACCATTGCCGAAAAATATCCAACGTATTGGCGTTATTACTTCGCCAACCGGCGCAGCGATTCGCGATGTTCTACACGTACTCGCAAGGCGCGACCCTTCAATTGAAGTCATTATCTATCCGACTCAAGTTCAAGGCGAAACTGCAGCGCAGAGTATTTGTCAGGCAATCAATATCGCCAACCAGCGTTTAGAGGTCGACGTATTACTGCTTACCCGTGGCGGCGGTTCGCTTGAAGATTTGTGGTGTTTTAACAGCGAAGCCCTCGCCCACACAATTTATAACAGCGCCCTGCCCGTAGTCAGCGCCGTCGGCCACGAAGTCGACACCACCATCAGTGATTACGTTGCTGATATTCGCGCCCCAACACCGTCTGCAGGTGCCGAGTTGTTATCCCAAGATAGCGACAATAAGGCGCAAAAACTCGCAACAGCCTTATCGCGCCTGCAACAAAGTGCGAAACATTATCAACTTAAGCAAGAAAGACGGCTCAGTTTGCTTGAGCACAGACTACAGCGCCAAGATCCCAAACGCACCTTGCAACAGTTCGAGCAAAGATTCGATGAGATGCAATTAAGACTGGAGTCGGCGCTGTCGAATCGCTTGCACATACTCAGCCGCCGTCAGCAGTTGCTCGCAAGTCGCCTTGAACAGCAATCTCCCAAGCATAAGCTCACCATTGAGGGTAACCGCCTAAGTTATCTTGCGAGTCGCTTACAGGATGCATTACAGGACAAACTGAGCCAAAGTGAGCAACGGATAAAATACGCGGCCCATCAACTCGAAACCGTCAGTCCGCTTGCTACCTTGAGCCGTGGTTACAGCATCACCACTGACATCCACAATCAAGTGGTCGACTCCACGGATAAACTGACAATCGGTGATAGCCTGCAAACCCGCTTGCGCCATGGACAAGTAATATCAACCGTCACTCAGATCAAGCCGCTCGAATAA
- the guaB gene encoding IMP dehydrogenase, giving the protein MLRLIKEALTFDDVLLVPAHSTVLPNTAILKTRLTNTIELNIPLVSAAMDTVTEARLAIAMAQEGGLGFIHKNMSIEKQAEEVRKVKIYEAGVVQQPVTVTPSTTLADLKVLTLKNGFAGYPVVNEANELVGIITGRDVRFVTDWSKTVEEVMTPKARLVTVAEGTKLDEVQKLMHSHRIEKVLVVDDNYKLKGLITVKDFEKAERKPNACKDELGRLRVGAAVGAGAGNEERVDALVKAGVDVLLIDSSHGHSEGVLQRIRETRAKHPDLQIIGGNVATAEGALALVEAGVNAVKVGIGPGSICTTRIVTGVGVPQITAVSDAAAAMKSLGIPVIADGGIRFSGDLAKALAAGASCIMAGSMFAGTEEAPGETELYQGRAYKSYRGMGSLGAMSQGSSDRYFQSDNAADKLVPEGVEARVPYKGKLKEIIHQHMGGLRSCMGLTGCATILELNEKAQFVKVTSAGMGESHVHDVTITKEAPNYRSGS; this is encoded by the coding sequence ATGCTACGTTTAATTAAAGAAGCGCTTACTTTTGACGATGTGTTGCTTGTTCCTGCGCATTCGACTGTACTCCCAAATACCGCCATTCTTAAAACTCGCCTGACCAATACCATAGAATTGAATATCCCACTTGTGTCTGCCGCTATGGACACAGTTACCGAAGCTCGTCTTGCGATCGCTATGGCGCAGGAAGGCGGCTTAGGCTTTATTCATAAAAACATGAGCATTGAAAAACAAGCCGAAGAAGTTCGTAAAGTAAAAATTTACGAAGCGGGCGTGGTTCAACAACCTGTAACTGTGACACCATCAACGACCTTAGCCGATCTGAAAGTGTTAACACTGAAGAATGGTTTTGCGGGTTATCCCGTGGTTAACGAAGCAAACGAGCTGGTCGGTATCATTACTGGCCGTGACGTACGTTTCGTGACGGATTGGAGCAAAACGGTAGAGGAAGTGATGACGCCTAAAGCGCGTTTAGTCACAGTTGCCGAAGGCACTAAATTAGATGAAGTGCAAAAGTTGATGCACTCACACCGTATCGAAAAAGTGCTTGTGGTTGATGATAACTATAAGCTGAAAGGCCTCATCACAGTTAAAGACTTCGAGAAAGCCGAACGTAAACCTAACGCCTGTAAAGATGAGTTAGGCCGTTTACGTGTTGGCGCTGCAGTTGGTGCGGGCGCAGGTAACGAAGAGCGAGTTGACGCACTCGTTAAAGCTGGCGTTGACGTATTACTTATCGATTCTTCCCACGGACATTCAGAAGGCGTTTTACAGCGCATTCGTGAAACTCGCGCAAAACATCCTGATTTGCAAATTATCGGCGGTAACGTTGCCACGGCTGAAGGCGCATTAGCGCTGGTCGAAGCGGGCGTTAACGCAGTTAAAGTGGGCATTGGCCCTGGTTCTATCTGTACGACTCGTATCGTAACTGGTGTTGGCGTGCCACAAATCACAGCCGTTTCAGATGCTGCCGCAGCCATGAAGAGCCTAGGTATTCCTGTTATTGCCGATGGTGGTATTCGTTTCTCTGGTGACTTAGCCAAAGCATTAGCCGCGGGTGCATCTTGCATCATGGCGGGCTCAATGTTTGCGGGAACTGAGGAAGCGCCAGGCGAAACTGAACTTTATCAAGGCCGTGCATACAAGTCATATCGCGGCATGGGTTCTTTAGGCGCTATGTCTCAAGGATCTTCTGACCGTTATTTCCAATCCGATAATGCTGCCGATAAGTTAGTCCCAGAAGGTGTTGAAGCGCGCGTGCCTTACAAAGGCAAGTTGAAGGAAATCATCCATCAACATATGGGCGGTCTGCGTTCATGCATGGGCTTAACGGGTTGTGCCACCATTCTAGAACTGAATGAAAAAGCCCAATTTGTGAAAGTGACTTCAGCAGGCATGGGCGAGTCCCATGTGCACGATGTTACTATCACTAAAGAAGCACCGAACTACCGTTCAGGTTCTTAA
- the guaA gene encoding glutamine-hydrolyzing GMP synthase, whose protein sequence is MSDIHEHKILILDFGSQYTQLIARRIREIGVYCELWAWDVTEAQIREFAPNGIILAGGPESVTAENSPRAPEYVFTAGVPVLGICYGMQTMSEQLGGKVIQGVGEGEFGYAQIEMLTDSLLFKGIEDAVSSEGKPLLDVWMSHGDKVSAIPEGFVAVAKTDTCPFAAMANEEKQFFGVQFHPEVTHTRQGMRMLSHFTLDICGCAANWKPSSIIEDAIERLKKQIGDDEVILGLSGGVDSSVVAMLLHRAIGKKLTCVFVDNGLLRLNEAEQVMEMFGDHFGLNIIHVDAENRFLDAMKGEADPEAKRKIIGRVFVEIFDEESKKCANAKWLAQGTIYPDVIESAGSATGKAHVIKSHHNVGGLPDDMELGLVEPLRELFKDEVRKIGLELGLPYNMLYRHPFPGPGLGVRVLGEVKKEYCDLLRRADAIFIEELHKADLYNKVSQAFTVFLPVRSVGVMGDGRKYDWVVSLRAVETVDFMTAHWAHLPYDFLGRVSNRIINEVDGISRVVYDISGKPPATIEWE, encoded by the coding sequence ATGAGCGATATTCATGAGCACAAGATACTGATCCTCGATTTTGGATCTCAGTACACTCAACTGATTGCCCGTCGTATCCGTGAAATCGGTGTGTACTGTGAATTATGGGCTTGGGACGTAACAGAAGCCCAAATCCGCGAATTTGCCCCGAACGGTATTATTCTTGCTGGCGGACCTGAAAGTGTAACGGCTGAAAACTCGCCGCGTGCGCCTGAATACGTATTTACTGCGGGTGTGCCTGTACTGGGCATTTGCTACGGCATGCAAACCATGTCTGAGCAGCTGGGTGGTAAAGTGATCCAAGGTGTGGGCGAAGGTGAATTCGGCTACGCTCAAATTGAAATGCTAACAGATTCCTTGCTATTCAAAGGCATCGAAGATGCGGTTAGCAGCGAAGGTAAACCCTTACTCGACGTATGGATGAGCCACGGCGATAAAGTGTCGGCCATTCCTGAAGGGTTTGTGGCGGTCGCTAAAACGGATACTTGTCCCTTTGCCGCTATGGCAAACGAAGAGAAGCAATTCTTCGGCGTACAGTTCCACCCAGAAGTGACCCACACTCGCCAAGGCATGCGGATGTTATCGCACTTTACCTTAGACATTTGTGGTTGTGCGGCTAACTGGAAACCTTCCTCTATCATCGAAGATGCGATTGAGCGCTTGAAGAAGCAAATCGGCGATGATGAAGTGATTTTAGGGCTTTCGGGCGGTGTCGATTCTTCGGTTGTGGCTATGTTGCTGCACCGCGCTATCGGCAAAAAACTGACCTGCGTATTCGTTGATAACGGTTTATTGCGTTTGAACGAAGCCGAGCAAGTGATGGAAATGTTTGGCGATCATTTCGGCCTGAATATCATTCATGTTGATGCGGAAAATCGCTTCCTCGATGCGATGAAAGGCGAAGCCGATCCAGAAGCTAAGCGTAAGATCATCGGCCGCGTATTCGTGGAAATTTTCGATGAAGAATCGAAAAAATGCGCTAATGCAAAATGGCTAGCGCAAGGCACGATTTATCCTGACGTGATTGAATCTGCTGGCAGCGCCACAGGTAAAGCACATGTGATCAAGTCGCACCATAACGTTGGCGGTTTGCCTGACGATATGGAACTGGGTTTAGTTGAGCCACTGCGCGAACTGTTCAAAGATGAAGTGCGCAAAATTGGTTTAGAGTTAGGTCTGCCATACAACATGCTTTATCGTCACCCGTTCCCAGGACCAGGTCTTGGTGTGCGTGTTTTAGGTGAAGTGAAGAAAGAATACTGTGACTTATTGCGCCGCGCCGATGCTATCTTCATCGAAGAACTGCATAAAGCTGACCTGTACAATAAAGTCAGCCAAGCCTTTACCGTGTTCTTACCTGTACGCTCAGTCGGTGTTATGGGTGATGGCCGTAAATATGATTGGGTTGTGTCACTTCGCGCTGTTGAAACCGTTGATTTTATGACTGCCCATTGGGCACATTTGCCGTATGATTTCTTAGGTCGCGTATCAAACCGCATCATCAACGAAGTCGATGGCATTTCCCGCGTGGTTTACGATATCTCTGGCAAGCCGCCAGCGACGATCGAATGGGAATAA
- the tadA gene encoding tRNA adenosine(34) deaminase TadA produces MDQTQQNEQSQQDEQWMQVAMLMAEKAEAEGEVPVGAVLVKDGQQIATGYNLSISQHDPSAHAEILCLREAGRLVENYRLLDATLYVTLEPCAMCAGAMVHSRIARVVFGARDEKTGAAGTVVNLLQHPAFNHQVEVTSGVLADACSAQLSRFFKRRRKEKKALKQAQKAQQAIE; encoded by the coding sequence GTGGATCAAACGCAGCAAAATGAACAATCGCAGCAAGACGAGCAATGGATGCAAGTCGCGATGCTGATGGCCGAGAAAGCCGAAGCTGAGGGCGAAGTGCCTGTGGGGGCGGTATTGGTCAAAGACGGCCAGCAAATTGCGACCGGTTACAATTTATCCATTAGTCAGCACGATCCTAGCGCCCATGCGGAAATTTTATGTTTACGGGAAGCGGGGCGTTTGGTCGAAAACTATCGCCTGTTAGACGCGACTTTATATGTCACGCTTGAACCTTGTGCTATGTGTGCAGGTGCCATGGTGCACAGCCGGATCGCGCGGGTGGTTTTTGGTGCTCGGGATGAAAAAACCGGTGCAGCGGGGACTGTAGTGAATTTACTGCAACACCCGGCATTTAATCATCAAGTTGAAGTGACATCGGGTGTATTGGCCGACGCCTGTAGCGCGCAATTGAGTCGTTTTTTTAAACGGCGTAGAAAGGAGAAAAAAGCCCTGAAACAGGCTCAAAAGGCGCAGCAAGCGATTGAGTAA
- the mltF gene encoding membrane-bound lytic murein transglycosylase MltF, with amino-acid sequence MTRFLFALILGFLLTACQQVTVDETEFVPKKLTELRVGTLYGPQIYMTSGQGDSGFDYDMAVLFAEYLDVPLKMVPYTNRTELYEALKKNEIDLIAAGMTETPARREQFRLGPPLYRVNQVLVYREGMPAPKDISDLKGKITVIADSSFVETLTQLQKHYPTLVWDQITDKDSEELLAMIANKEIDYTIADSSSVQINRRYLPDLRSGPVLEEKLDVVWLLPPTRSDELMSQLLAFWHQEKLAGTLDHLNEKYFGHVKRFDYVDTRAFIRAIETVLPRYRQLFETHAGNLDWRKLAATSYQESHWNPHARSATGVRGMMMLTQPTAKEIGITNRLDAEESIRGGAAYLNDMINRLPESIPESQRMWFALASYNIGYAHVEDARKLAESMELNPNAWRDLKKVLPLLQKRKYYQKTRYGYARGSEAVHYVDSIRRYYDTLVWVDNQSKQQNPEEEPSDLASEEPAIPAGTLSPEQPK; translated from the coding sequence ATGACACGATTCCTGTTCGCTCTTATCTTAGGTTTCTTACTGACTGCCTGTCAGCAGGTGACCGTGGACGAAACAGAATTCGTGCCGAAGAAATTAACTGAGTTAAGAGTCGGCACACTTTACGGCCCACAGATTTATATGACATCGGGCCAAGGTGATAGCGGTTTCGATTACGATATGGCGGTACTGTTCGCCGAATACTTAGATGTGCCCTTAAAAATGGTGCCCTACACTAACCGCACCGAGCTGTACGAAGCCCTTAAAAAGAATGAAATCGACCTGATTGCTGCGGGCATGACAGAAACACCCGCAAGGCGAGAACAGTTCCGCCTAGGACCGCCGCTGTACCGCGTTAATCAAGTATTGGTGTATCGCGAAGGCATGCCAGCGCCCAAAGACATCAGCGACTTAAAAGGTAAGATCACTGTCATCGCTGACTCTTCCTTTGTCGAGACATTAACTCAATTGCAAAAGCATTATCCGACGCTGGTGTGGGATCAAATTACCGACAAAGACAGTGAAGAATTGCTGGCCATGATCGCGAATAAAGAAATTGACTACACTATCGCCGACTCCAGCAGCGTACAAATCAACCGCCGCTACTTGCCCGATCTGCGTTCAGGCCCCGTACTTGAAGAAAAGCTCGATGTGGTCTGGCTATTGCCGCCGACCCGCAGTGATGAACTCATGAGTCAGTTACTGGCCTTTTGGCACCAAGAAAAACTGGCCGGCACGCTCGATCATCTCAACGAGAAATACTTTGGTCATGTGAAACGCTTCGATTATGTCGATACTCGGGCATTTATTCGCGCCATCGAAACCGTCTTGCCCCGCTATCGTCAGTTATTTGAAACCCATGCGGGCAATTTAGATTGGCGTAAGCTTGCGGCGACTAGCTATCAAGAGTCTCATTGGAATCCCCATGCCCGATCGGCAACGGGGGTACGCGGCATGATGATGTTGACTCAACCTACAGCAAAAGAAATTGGCATCACCAACCGTTTGGATGCGGAAGAAAGCATCCGCGGCGGCGCGGCTTATTTGAACGATATGATCAATCGTCTGCCGGAATCCATTCCCGAGAGTCAACGCATGTGGTTTGCACTGGCGTCCTACAACATAGGGTATGCCCATGTTGAAGATGCGCGAAAGCTGGCCGAATCGATGGAATTAAATCCAAATGCGTGGCGAGATTTAAAGAAAGTGCTGCCACTGCTGCAAAAACGTAAGTACTATCAAAAAACCCGCTACGGCTATGCCCGTGGCAGTGAAGCCGTCCATTACGTCGACAGTATTCGCCGCTACTACGACACATTAGTCTGGGTGGATAATCAGTCGAAACAGCAAAACCCCGAAGAAGAACCGAGCGATCTTGCGTCGGAAGAACCCGCCATTCCCGCTGGAACATTAAGCCCAGAACAACCTAAGTAA
- the purL gene encoding phosphoribosylformylglycinamidine synthase encodes MEIIRGAPALSTFRVQKLMEACENAALPVRQIYAEYVHLADLSELLDTNERQQLEKILTYGPAIEAHIPQGSLLFVTPRPGTISPWSSKATDIAHNCGLGKVKRLERGVAYYVESDALTVAQQQALNVLLHDRMVEIMLDDFAKADVLFKRTEPAPFKSVNILAEGRRALEVANTALGLALAEDEIDYLVENFVRLGRNPHDIELMMFAQANSEHCRHKIFNADWTIDGEVQPKSLFKMIKNTFETTPDHVLSAYKDNAAVMEGSVAGRFFPDPDGVYNYHTEPMHILMKVETHNHPTAISPYPGAATGSGGEIRDEGATGRGSKPKAGLTGFSVSNLKIPGFVQPWEGNYGKPDRIVSALDIMTEGPLGGAAFNNEFGRPALVGYFRTYEQEVSSHNGVEVRGYHKPIMLAGGLGNIREEHVQKGEITVGAKLIVLGGPAMNIGLGGGAASSMASGQSSEDLDFASVQRENPEMERRCQEVIDRCWQLGDKNPIQFIHDVGAGGLSNAFPELVNDGERGGLFNLRNVPSDEPGMSPLEIWCNESQERYVMSVAPENLELFTAICERERAPFAVVGEATAEKHLTLSDSHFDNNPIDLPLEVLLGKAPKMSRDVVSAKAVSPALAQDNIDVKEAVKRVLSLPTVADKTFLITIGDRTVTGLVNRDQMVGPWQVPVADCAVTAASFDTYAGEAMSLGERTPLALLDFGASARMAVAESIMNIAGADIGSFKRIKLSANWMSAAGHPGEDAGLYEAVKAVGEELCPELSLTIPVGKDSMSMKTAWQQDGADKTVTSPMSLVITAFGVVQDIRNTVTPELRTDKGETSLLLVDLGAGKNRLGGSCLAQVFGELGDIAPDLDDAALLRGFFETMQNLVAKKSVIAYHDRSDGGLFTTLVEMAFAGNTGLDIDVEDLQGTDLERLFNEELGAVLQVSRDNAAKIAAQFAIAGVPCHVIGTLADDQRITIKDGAREIFSDTRVALRTLWSETTYRMQAMRDNPACALEEFKLKQDETDLGLTVNLCFDPSTDVAAPYILKGAAPKMAILREQGVNSHVEMAAAFDRAGFESRDVHMSDILSGRISLEDFQGLVACGGFSYGDVLGAGEGWAKSILFNDRARDEFSRFFERDSSFALGVCNGCQMLSNLKEIIPGSEHWPRFVRNRSERFEARFSLVEVQQSPSLFFQGMAGSRMPIAVSHGEGLAEFASPEALAIAEASGTIALRFVNGKGDIATQYPQNPNGSPNGLTGICTTDGRVTLMMPHPERVFRTVANSWHPDVWGEDSPWMRMFRNARVTLG; translated from the coding sequence ATGGAGATCATCCGCGGAGCCCCTGCACTCTCGACGTTTAGGGTGCAAAAGCTGATGGAGGCCTGCGAAAACGCTGCGCTTCCGGTACGCCAAATCTATGCTGAGTATGTCCATTTAGCGGATTTGAGCGAGTTGCTTGATACAAATGAACGCCAGCAACTTGAAAAAATTCTCACCTATGGACCTGCGATAGAAGCTCATATCCCCCAAGGTTCACTCCTGTTTGTCACTCCTCGCCCCGGTACTATTTCTCCTTGGTCTTCAAAAGCCACTGACATCGCGCACAATTGTGGCCTTGGTAAAGTGAAGCGTTTGGAGCGAGGCGTTGCGTATTATGTCGAGTCAGATGCACTGACAGTGGCGCAGCAACAAGCCTTAAATGTGCTGTTGCACGATCGCATGGTTGAAATCATGCTTGATGATTTTGCCAAAGCCGATGTGTTATTCAAACGCACTGAACCTGCGCCGTTTAAGAGCGTCAATATTCTTGCCGAAGGTCGCCGCGCACTTGAAGTGGCTAACACAGCATTGGGCCTTGCCTTAGCCGAAGATGAAATCGACTATTTAGTCGAAAACTTCGTCCGTTTAGGCCGTAATCCCCATGACATCGAATTGATGATGTTTGCTCAAGCGAACTCTGAGCATTGTCGTCATAAGATTTTTAACGCAGATTGGACAATTGACGGTGAAGTTCAGCCTAAGTCATTGTTCAAAATGATCAAGAACACCTTTGAAACCACACCAGATCACGTGTTATCTGCCTACAAAGATAACGCCGCTGTGATGGAAGGCTCGGTAGCCGGTCGTTTCTTCCCCGATCCAGATGGGGTGTACAACTACCACACTGAACCTATGCACATCCTGATGAAAGTGGAAACCCACAACCATCCAACCGCCATCAGCCCCTATCCTGGCGCTGCAACCGGTTCAGGTGGTGAAATCCGTGATGAAGGCGCGACGGGTCGTGGTTCTAAACCTAAAGCAGGTTTAACGGGCTTTAGCGTATCAAATTTAAAAATCCCGGGTTTTGTTCAACCATGGGAAGGTAACTACGGTAAGCCAGATCGTATCGTTAGCGCGCTCGATATCATGACCGAAGGCCCACTGGGCGGTGCGGCATTTAACAACGAGTTTGGTCGTCCTGCGCTGGTCGGTTATTTCCGTACCTACGAGCAGGAAGTCAGCAGCCATAACGGCGTAGAAGTCCGTGGTTACCATAAGCCGATTATGTTAGCCGGTGGTTTGGGCAACATTCGTGAAGAGCATGTACAGAAGGGCGAAATCACCGTCGGCGCTAAGCTGATTGTGCTGGGTGGCCCTGCGATGAACATTGGTTTGGGCGGCGGCGCTGCTTCATCTATGGCATCGGGTCAATCGAGTGAAGATCTCGACTTTGCTTCAGTGCAACGTGAAAACCCAGAAATGGAACGTCGTTGTCAGGAAGTGATTGACCGCTGTTGGCAGCTTGGCGATAAAAACCCTATCCAATTTATCCACGATGTGGGCGCGGGCGGTTTGTCGAACGCTTTCCCTGAACTTGTGAATGACGGCGAGCGCGGCGGTTTATTTAATCTGCGTAACGTGCCTTCAGATGAGCCAGGCATGAGCCCGCTGGAAATCTGGTGTAACGAATCACAAGAACGTTATGTGATGTCAGTTGCCCCTGAAAACCTCGAACTATTTACTGCCATTTGTGAGCGCGAGCGCGCACCGTTTGCGGTTGTGGGTGAAGCGACGGCGGAGAAACACCTGACCCTTAGCGACAGCCATTTCGATAATAATCCTATCGATTTACCGCTCGAAGTCTTATTAGGCAAAGCGCCTAAGATGAGCCGCGATGTGGTATCAGCCAAAGCGGTATCTCCAGCGCTAGCGCAAGATAATATTGATGTTAAAGAAGCGGTTAAACGCGTGCTGAGCTTGCCTACAGTTGCGGATAAAACCTTCCTTATCACCATTGGCGACCGCACTGTAACGGGTTTAGTTAACCGTGACCAAATGGTCGGTCCATGGCAAGTGCCTGTGGCCGATTGCGCTGTCACTGCGGCAAGCTTTGATACCTACGCCGGTGAAGCAATGTCACTGGGCGAGCGTACACCGCTGGCTCTGCTTGATTTTGGCGCATCTGCCCGTATGGCAGTGGCTGAATCAATCATGAACATCGCCGGTGCCGATATCGGTTCATTTAAGCGTATCAAGCTTTCTGCTAACTGGATGTCTGCTGCGGGTCACCCCGGTGAAGATGCGGGTCTTTATGAAGCGGTGAAAGCCGTAGGTGAAGAACTGTGTCCAGAGCTCAGCCTAACCATTCCGGTCGGTAAAGACTCTATGTCGATGAAGACCGCATGGCAGCAAGATGGCGCGGATAAAACCGTGACGTCGCCAATGTCATTGGTGATTACTGCTTTTGGCGTGGTACAAGACATTCGTAATACAGTGACGCCAGAGCTTCGCACAGATAAAGGCGAAACGTCTTTACTGTTAGTGGATCTCGGTGCGGGTAAAAATCGTTTAGGCGGTTCTTGTTTAGCCCAAGTGTTTGGTGAGCTGGGTGATATTGCGCCGGATCTTGATGATGCTGCACTGCTGCGCGGTTTCTTTGAAACCATGCAAAATCTAGTGGCTAAGAAATCCGTTATCGCTTACCACGACCGAAGCGACGGTGGTTTATTTACCACCTTAGTGGAAATGGCCTTTGCGGGTAATACTGGCTTAGACATAGATGTAGAAGATTTGCAGGGCACGGATTTAGAGCGACTCTTTAATGAAGAGCTCGGCGCTGTGCTGCAAGTAAGCCGCGACAACGCTGCGAAAATTGCCGCTCAGTTTGCAATCGCGGGCGTACCTTGCCACGTGATCGGGACGTTAGCTGACGATCAACGCATCACCATTAAAGATGGCGCGCGTGAAATTTTCAGTGATACCCGTGTTGCGCTGCGTACCTTGTGGTCAGAAACCACTTATCGTATGCAAGCCATGCGTGATAACCCAGCGTGTGCACTGGAAGAGTTCAAACTTAAGCAAGACGAAACCGATTTGGGCTTAACGGTTAACTTATGCTTCGATCCAAGCACTGACGTTGCCGCGCCTTATATTCTTAAAGGCGCTGCGCCTAAGATGGCGATTTTGCGTGAGCAGGGCGTTAACTCCCACGTGGAAATGGCCGCTGCCTTTGACCGTGCTGGATTTGAAAGCCGCGACGTGCACATGTCTGACATTTTATCTGGCCGTATCAGCCTAGAGGATTTCCAAGGTCTAGTGGCCTGTGGTGGTTTCTCTTATGGTGACGTATTAGGCGCAGGTGAAGGTTGGGCTAAGTCGATTCTGTTTAATGACCGTGCACGCGATGAGTTTTCACGTTTCTTTGAACGTGATTCAAGCTTTGCCCTCGGCGTGTGTAACGGCTGTCAAATGCTGTCAAACCTGAAAGAAATCATTCCAGGAAGCGAACATTGGCCACGTTTTGTGCGTAACCGCTCAGAGCGTTTTGAAGCGCGTTTCAGCTTAGTTGAAGTGCAACAGAGCCCGTCGTTATTCTTCCAAGGTATGGCTGGTTCGCGTATGCCTATCGCTGTATCGCACGGTGAAGGTTTGGCTGAGTTTGCCAGCCCTGAAGCGCTGGCGATTGCCGAAGCGTCAGGCACAATTGCCCTGCGTTTTGTCAATGGTAAGGGTGATATCGCGACTCAGTATCCACAAAATCCGAATGGCTCGCCAAATGGCTTGACGGGGATTTGTACGACTGATGGCCGCGTGACGTTGATGATGCCACACCCAGAACGTGTGTTCAGGACTGTAGCGAACTCTTGGCATCCGGATGTTTGGGGTGAAGATAGCCCTTGGATGCGTATGTTCCGTAATGCGCGAGTGACCTTAGGTTAA